In the Kitasatospora terrestris genome, one interval contains:
- a CDS encoding oligopeptide/dipeptide ABC transporter ATP-binding protein has translation MYAGRIVEERAVTELFARPRHPYTAGLLACTPRLEPGAAPPRPIPGRPVSLAEAPAGCAFAARCAHAEDRCRTEPPALTPHGPGLAACHRADEGILP, from the coding sequence ATGTACGCCGGCCGGATCGTCGAGGAGCGCGCCGTCACCGAGCTCTTCGCCCGGCCCCGGCACCCGTACACCGCCGGACTGCTCGCCTGCACGCCCCGGCTGGAGCCCGGCGCCGCCCCGCCCCGGCCGATCCCCGGCCGCCCGGTCTCGCTCGCCGAGGCCCCGGCCGGCTGCGCGTTCGCCGCCCGCTGCGCGCACGCCGAGGACCGCTGCCGCACCGAGCCCCCCGCCCTCACCCCGCACGGCCCGGGCCTCGCCGCCTGCCACCGCGCCGACGAAGGGATCCTCCCGTGA
- a CDS encoding ABC transporter ATP-binding protein has protein sequence MTTAPSGLLVSGLGKRFGPHTAVDDVSFTLPPGGSLGIVGESGCGKTTTARMLVGLETPDTGTVLLDGRDRSARPRGRAERLARAREIQMVFQDPYLSLDPRITVRDCVEEVLRLHSPLTAAARRDRAADLLDRVGLGEREAAALPRRLSGGQRQRVAIARALAAEPKVLILDEAVAALDVSIQAQILDLLAGIRRDTGLSFLFVSHDLAVVRHLTDRICVLRAGRVVESGATEAVLGNPRHPYTRLLLASVPRPGWRPEHIAEQRRSLAAPTEDLVP, from the coding sequence GTGACCACCGCCCCCTCCGGCCTGCTGGTCTCCGGTCTCGGCAAGCGTTTCGGCCCGCACACCGCCGTCGACGACGTCTCCTTCACCCTGCCGCCGGGCGGCTCGCTCGGCATCGTCGGCGAGTCCGGCTGCGGCAAGACCACCACCGCCCGGATGCTGGTCGGCCTGGAGACCCCGGACACCGGCACCGTGCTGCTCGACGGCCGCGACCGTTCGGCCCGTCCGCGCGGCCGGGCCGAACGGCTGGCCCGCGCCCGTGAGATCCAGATGGTCTTCCAGGACCCGTACCTCTCGCTCGACCCCCGGATCACCGTCCGGGACTGCGTCGAGGAGGTGCTGCGGCTGCACTCCCCGCTGACCGCCGCCGCCCGCCGCGACCGGGCCGCCGACCTGCTCGACCGGGTCGGCCTCGGCGAGCGCGAGGCGGCCGCGCTGCCCCGCCGGCTCTCCGGCGGACAGCGCCAACGCGTGGCCATCGCAAGGGCGTTGGCCGCCGAGCCGAAGGTGCTGATCCTGGACGAGGCGGTCGCCGCACTGGACGTGTCGATCCAGGCGCAGATCCTCGACCTGCTGGCCGGCATCCGCCGGGACACCGGCCTGTCCTTCCTCTTCGTCAGCCACGACCTGGCCGTGGTCCGCCACCTCACCGACCGGATCTGCGTGCTGCGGGCCGGCCGGGTGGTCGAGTCCGGCGCCACCGAGGCCGTCCTGGGCAACCCCCGACACCCGTACACCCGGCTGCTGTTGGCCTCCGTCCCCCGCCCCGGCTGGCGTCCGGAGCACATCGCCGAGCAGCGCCGCTCCCTGGCCGCCCCCACCGAGGACCTGGTGCCATGA
- a CDS encoding amidase, whose product MTELAHLPATEALRRFRDRSLSPVELMTAVIERAEAVEPTVNALAERTFEEALAAARAAEARYAGRGEPPRPLEGLAVATKEEQPIAGRRATDGSLALRDEVAEHTHPVVERILAAGGIVHARTTTPEFSCAAFTQSRLWGVTRNPWNPAYSPGGSSGGAGAALASGSTTLATGSDIGGSIRLPASATGTVGFKPPYGRVPAMAPFNLDTYCHDGPMARTVGDCALLQNVIAGPHPLDAVSLRPKLVLPEEFEGVAGLRVALSVHLGDWPVDPEVAANTRAVAEALRAAGAVVEEVEVGITRARVRRAAMIHFGSVFGPYVSSVAAEHAELLTPYALAFAEEAAGFVAEPGAFLEGLALEGEIQAVLGALLDRHDLLLCPTIAIPAFAADDDYTVTGVEVDGVLLDHYMDAAMTTVFNIASRCPVLGVPSGFASNGVPTGVQLVGRTYEDATVFRAAAAVEALRPWPHVAPGALVGA is encoded by the coding sequence ATGACCGAACTCGCCCACCTCCCCGCCACCGAGGCGCTGCGCCGCTTCCGCGACCGCTCGCTCTCCCCGGTCGAGCTGATGACGGCGGTGATCGAGCGCGCCGAGGCGGTCGAGCCGACCGTCAACGCCCTGGCCGAGCGCACCTTCGAGGAGGCGCTGGCCGCCGCCCGCGCCGCCGAGGCGCGGTACGCGGGCCGGGGCGAGCCGCCCCGGCCGCTGGAGGGCCTGGCGGTGGCCACCAAGGAGGAGCAGCCGATCGCCGGCCGCCGCGCCACCGACGGCTCGCTCGCCCTGCGGGACGAGGTCGCCGAGCACACCCACCCGGTGGTGGAGCGGATCCTGGCGGCCGGCGGCATCGTGCACGCCCGCACCACCACGCCGGAGTTCAGCTGCGCGGCGTTCACCCAGTCCCGGCTGTGGGGCGTCACCCGCAACCCGTGGAACCCGGCGTACTCGCCCGGCGGCTCCTCCGGCGGCGCGGGAGCGGCGCTGGCCTCGGGCAGCACGACGCTGGCGACCGGCTCCGACATCGGCGGTTCGATCCGGCTGCCGGCCTCCGCGACCGGCACGGTCGGCTTCAAGCCGCCGTACGGCCGGGTGCCGGCCATGGCGCCGTTCAACCTCGACACCTACTGCCACGACGGCCCGATGGCCCGCACGGTCGGCGACTGCGCGCTGCTGCAGAACGTGATCGCCGGCCCGCACCCGCTGGACGCGGTCTCGCTGCGGCCCAAGCTGGTCCTGCCGGAGGAGTTCGAGGGCGTCGCCGGGCTGCGGGTCGCGCTCTCGGTGCACCTCGGCGACTGGCCGGTCGACCCGGAGGTGGCGGCCAACACCCGCGCGGTCGCCGAAGCGCTGCGCGCCGCCGGGGCGGTGGTCGAGGAGGTCGAGGTGGGGATCACCCGGGCGCGGGTCCGGCGCGCCGCGATGATCCACTTCGGTTCGGTGTTCGGCCCGTACGTCTCCTCGGTCGCCGCCGAGCACGCCGAGCTGCTGACCCCGTACGCGCTGGCCTTCGCCGAGGAGGCGGCCGGTTTCGTCGCCGAACCGGGCGCGTTCCTGGAGGGGTTGGCCCTGGAGGGCGAGATCCAGGCCGTCCTGGGCGCGTTGCTGGACCGTCACGACCTGCTGCTCTGCCCGACGATCGCGATCCCGGCGTTCGCGGCGGACGACGACTACACCGTCACCGGGGTGGAGGTGGACGGCGTCCTGCTGGACCACTACATGGACGCCGCGATGACCACGGTCTTCAACATCGCCAGCCGCTGCCCGGTGCTCGGCGTCCCGTCCGGCTTCGCCTCCAACGGCGTCCCGACCGGCGTGCAACTGGTCGGCCGCACCTACGAGGACGCCACCGTCTTCCGCGCGGCCGCCGCCGTCGAGGCCCTCCGCCCCTGGCCGCACGTGGCCCCCGGCGCCCTCGTCGGCGCCTGA
- a CDS encoding exonuclease domain-containing protein: MTWWKGPLVGFDLETTGTDPEESRIVTAALVDTVGGRLESTANWLLDPGVPIPAEATAIHGLDDGYVRERGRPAAEAVEEIAAALCERLTAGRPVVAFNAAFDLSLLDAELRRYGRPALAERLGGPVGPVVDAMVIDRALDKYRKGSRTLQRVCEVYGVELLDAHQAGSDALAAVRVAVALGERFPRQAGELRPEELHQRQIGWHREWAQGLQEFLRRKDADVVIDPRWPVR, translated from the coding sequence ATGACCTGGTGGAAGGGGCCACTGGTCGGATTCGACCTGGAGACCACCGGCACCGATCCGGAGGAGTCCCGGATCGTCACCGCCGCCCTGGTGGACACGGTCGGGGGGCGGCTGGAGTCCACCGCCAACTGGCTGCTCGACCCCGGGGTGCCGATACCCGCGGAGGCCACCGCCATCCACGGCCTCGACGACGGGTACGTCCGCGAGCGGGGCCGGCCCGCCGCCGAGGCGGTGGAGGAGATAGCCGCCGCGCTGTGCGAGCGACTCACCGCGGGGCGGCCGGTGGTGGCGTTCAACGCGGCCTTCGACCTCTCGCTGCTCGACGCGGAGCTGCGCCGGTACGGGCGGCCCGCGCTGGCGGAGCGGCTCGGCGGTCCGGTCGGGCCGGTGGTCGACGCGATGGTGATCGACCGGGCGCTGGACAAGTACCGCAAGGGCTCGCGCACCCTGCAGCGGGTCTGCGAGGTGTACGGGGTCGAGCTGCTGGACGCGCACCAGGCGGGCAGCGACGCACTGGCCGCGGTGCGGGTCGCGGTCGCGCTCGGCGAGCGCTTCCCGCGGCAGGCGGGGGAGCTGCGGCCGGAGGAGCTGCACCAGCGGCAGATCGGCTGGCACCGGGAGTGGGCGCAGGGCCTGCAGGAGTTCCTGCGGCGCAAGGACGCGGACGTGGTGATAGACCCGCGCTGGCCGGTCCGGTAG
- a CDS encoding SAV2148 family HEPN domain-containing protein, whose translation MGFPAGGRGGGPDGQDPLTGRSEAPTLVIRPGSPGRGPLAPQPTVDGPTLAWSSGQWEDAYRRVRLAGRAYVWLNLVEQRMRDLVDEVLRPVYAPAHGEEWVTAAAGPAGEEWVHRSGAVREVSRRKGYLLDPADDDPLVFLTLPQLRELMVQHWPCFEPYLVDRREVELALDELEVARHVVSRNRSLSQTVLDQTERAAARLLALLDGGHGGLPSDVVEELVAGRYADVVAVHADRVRLQRDLPVEDLLDGARRLDAVGIGLGMLCQNYTGKRLVRLAGDGCRVRLLFLNPASSAVRRRERELGLGRGELGRSIEMNIMHVRRVRARLRDPGAFEIRVFDEMPRFTAYLVEGPRLAGPGGGRRRSSDLGVVQPYLRRARGIESPALVLRNGTGPEPGLLEVYREEFEGVWADSRAVS comes from the coding sequence ATGGGGTTCCCCGCCGGCGGCAGGGGCGGCGGCCCCGACGGCCAGGATCCGCTCACCGGGCGGAGCGAGGCGCCCACCCTGGTGATCCGCCCCGGCAGCCCGGGCCGCGGCCCGCTCGCCCCCCAGCCCACCGTCGACGGCCCCACCCTCGCCTGGAGCTCCGGCCAGTGGGAGGACGCCTACCGCCGGGTCCGGCTGGCCGGCCGCGCCTACGTCTGGCTGAACCTCGTCGAGCAGCGGATGCGCGACCTCGTCGACGAGGTCCTGCGCCCGGTCTACGCCCCCGCCCACGGCGAGGAGTGGGTCACCGCCGCGGCCGGCCCGGCCGGCGAGGAGTGGGTGCACCGCTCCGGCGCCGTCCGCGAGGTCAGCCGGCGCAAGGGCTACCTGCTCGACCCGGCCGACGACGACCCGCTGGTCTTCCTGACGCTCCCGCAGCTGCGGGAACTGATGGTGCAGCACTGGCCGTGCTTCGAGCCGTACCTGGTCGACCGGCGCGAGGTGGAGCTGGCGCTGGACGAACTGGAGGTCGCCCGGCACGTCGTCTCGCGCAACCGCTCGCTCTCGCAGACCGTCCTCGACCAGACCGAGCGGGCGGCCGCGCGACTTCTCGCCCTGCTCGACGGCGGACACGGCGGCCTGCCGTCCGACGTGGTGGAGGAACTGGTCGCGGGCCGGTACGCCGACGTGGTCGCGGTGCACGCGGACCGGGTGCGCCTGCAGCGCGACCTGCCGGTCGAGGACCTGCTGGACGGGGCGCGGCGCCTCGACGCGGTCGGCATCGGCCTCGGCATGCTGTGCCAGAACTACACCGGCAAGCGGCTGGTCAGGCTGGCCGGCGACGGGTGCCGGGTCCGGCTGCTCTTCCTCAACCCGGCGAGCAGCGCCGTCCGCCGACGGGAGCGCGAACTCGGCTTGGGCCGAGGCGAGTTGGGGCGCTCGATCGAGATGAACATCATGCACGTGCGGCGGGTGCGGGCCCGGCTCCGCGACCCCGGGGCGTTCGAGATCCGGGTGTTCGACGAGATGCCGCGCTTCACCGCCTACCTGGTCGAGGGCCCGCGGCTGGCCGGGCCGGGCGGCGGGCGGCGGCGCTCCAGCGACCTCGGCGTGGTGCAGCCCTACCTGCGGCGGGCGCGCGGCATCGAGTCCCCGGCGCTGGTGCTGCGCAACGGCACCGGACCGGAGCCCGGGCTGCTGGAGGTCTACCGCGAGGAGTTCGAGGGCGTCTGGGCGGATTCGCGGGCCGTTTCCTAG
- the glgX gene encoding glycogen debranching protein GlgX, whose amino-acid sequence MQVWPGQSYPLGATYDGAGTNFAVFSESADRIELCLLAEDGSETAVELRETDAFVRHAYLPGVQPGQRYGFRVHGPYNPGLGQRHNSAKLLLDPYAKAMSGHIDWDESVYGYHFGAPERRNDLDSAPHTMHSVVINPYFDWGTDRPPRTDYHRTVLYEAQVKGLTKLHPGIPEEIRGTYAGVAHPAVIEHLAKLGVTAIELMPVHQFVRDHRLRDLGLSNYWGYNTIGYFAPHSSYSSGGDRGQQVQEFKSMVKALHAAGIEVILDVVYNHTAEGNHLGPTLSFRGLDNVSYYRLAKDQRFYEDTTGTGNSLLMRSPHVLQMIMDSLRYWVTEMHVDGFRFDLAATLARQFHEVDRLSSFFDLVQQDPVVSQAKLIAEPWDLGEGGYQVGNFPPLWTEWNGMYRDTVRDLWRGENAALAEFGSRLTGSSDLYQDDGRRPIASINFVTCHDGFTLRDLVSYNEKHNEANHEGNRDGESHNRSWNCGAEGDTDDPAVLELRARQQRNFIATLMLSQGVPMLSHGDELGRTQLGNNNAYCQDSELTWVHWPEGPGPETQLLEFTQGMIWLRRDHPVFRRRRFFHGRPVSGTHDDLTDIAWFTPGGEEMTKQDWSTSYAKSLTVFLNGNAISEPDRRGGKIVDDSFLLLFNAHFEPLEFTVPADHGEVWTVVVDTTRPTLPAPGTGTRVKAGDSLWLTDRSLMVLQRPA is encoded by the coding sequence ATGCAGGTCTGGCCAGGGCAGTCGTACCCGCTCGGCGCCACGTACGACGGTGCGGGCACCAACTTCGCGGTCTTCTCGGAGAGCGCGGACCGGATCGAGCTCTGCCTGCTGGCGGAGGACGGCTCGGAGACCGCGGTGGAGCTGCGGGAGACCGACGCCTTCGTCCGGCACGCGTACCTGCCGGGCGTGCAGCCCGGCCAGCGGTACGGCTTCCGGGTGCACGGCCCGTACAACCCGGGCCTGGGCCAGCGTCACAACAGCGCCAAGCTGCTGCTGGACCCGTACGCGAAGGCGATGAGCGGGCACATCGACTGGGACGAGTCGGTGTACGGCTACCACTTCGGCGCGCCGGAGCGCCGCAACGACCTGGACTCGGCGCCGCACACCATGCACTCGGTGGTGATCAACCCGTACTTCGACTGGGGCACCGACCGGCCGCCGCGCACCGACTACCACCGCACGGTGCTGTACGAGGCCCAGGTGAAGGGCCTGACCAAGCTGCACCCGGGCATCCCGGAGGAGATCCGCGGCACCTACGCGGGCGTCGCCCACCCCGCGGTGATCGAGCACCTGGCGAAGCTGGGGGTGACGGCGATCGAGCTGATGCCGGTGCACCAGTTCGTCCGCGACCACCGGCTGCGCGACCTCGGGCTGTCCAACTACTGGGGCTACAACACGATCGGCTACTTCGCCCCGCACTCCTCGTACTCCTCCGGCGGCGACCGCGGCCAGCAGGTGCAGGAGTTCAAGTCGATGGTGAAGGCGCTGCACGCGGCCGGCATCGAGGTGATCCTCGACGTGGTCTACAACCACACCGCCGAGGGCAACCACCTGGGTCCGACGCTGTCCTTCCGCGGCCTGGACAACGTCTCGTACTACCGGCTCGCCAAGGACCAGCGCTTCTACGAGGACACCACGGGCACCGGCAACAGCCTGCTGATGCGCTCGCCGCACGTGCTGCAGATGATCATGGATTCGCTGCGCTACTGGGTCACCGAGATGCACGTGGACGGCTTCCGCTTCGACCTCGCCGCCACCCTGGCCCGGCAGTTCCACGAGGTGGACCGGCTGTCCTCGTTCTTCGACCTGGTCCAGCAGGACCCGGTGGTCTCCCAGGCCAAACTGATCGCCGAGCCCTGGGACCTCGGCGAGGGCGGCTACCAGGTCGGCAACTTCCCCCCGCTGTGGACCGAGTGGAACGGCATGTACCGGGACACCGTGCGCGACCTCTGGCGCGGCGAGAACGCCGCCCTCGCCGAGTTCGGCTCCCGGCTGACCGGATCCTCCGACCTCTACCAGGACGACGGCCGCCGCCCCATCGCCTCGATCAACTTCGTCACCTGCCACGACGGCTTCACCCTGCGCGACCTGGTCTCCTACAACGAGAAGCACAACGAGGCCAACCACGAGGGCAACCGGGACGGCGAGTCGCACAACCGCTCCTGGAACTGCGGCGCCGAGGGCGACACCGACGACCCGGCCGTCCTCGAACTGCGGGCGCGCCAGCAGCGGAACTTCATCGCCACCCTGATGCTCTCCCAGGGCGTGCCGATGCTCTCGCACGGCGACGAGCTGGGCCGCACCCAGCTCGGCAACAACAACGCCTACTGCCAGGACTCCGAACTCACCTGGGTGCACTGGCCCGAGGGCCCCGGCCCCGAGACGCAGCTGCTGGAGTTCACCCAGGGCATGATCTGGCTGCGCCGCGACCACCCGGTCTTCCGCCGCCGCCGCTTCTTCCACGGCCGCCCGGTCTCCGGCACCCACGACGACCTGACCGACATCGCCTGGTTCACCCCGGGCGGCGAGGAGATGACCAAGCAGGACTGGTCGACCAGCTACGCCAAGTCGCTGACCGTCTTCCTCAACGGCAACGCCATCTCCGAGCCCGACCGGCGCGGCGGCAAGATCGTCGACGACTCCTTCCTGCTGCTCTTCAACGCCCACTTCGAGCCGCTGGAGTTCACCGTCCCCGCCGACCACGGCGAGGTCTGGACGGTCGTCGTCGACACCACCCGGCCCACCCTGCCCGCCCCGGGCACCGGCACCCGGGTCAAGGCCGGAGACAGCCTCTGGCTCACCGACCGCTCGCTGATGGTCCTCCAGCGCCCGGCCTGA
- the treY gene encoding malto-oligosyltrehalose synthase has translation MTSAAAHPPTASYRLQLQPGFTLQDAERAVPYLAALGVSHLHLSPLLEAAPGSTHGYDTVDHSRISEQLGGEPALRSLADEAHRHGLALIADVVPNHMALPVPERLNGPLWQVLRDGPDSPFAAWFDVDWTAQPGPADAPARGRLLLPLLGDRLGAVLDQLTVDGDVLRYHEHVLPLRPGTEKLELPELLSRQWYRLAWWKLAAGELNYRRFFTVNELIAVRMEVPEVFEATHGVLLRLHADGVLAGFRIDHPDGLADPRGYLRRLSEATGGAYTVVEKILTGPEELPADWPCAGTTGYDALRRIDGVLTDHAGAERLVTAYQRDVADRTTAAEAARQGRAEQTAPGGELAAETDRLVRLTQRICAAEAALADHSPLDLRRALTDLFTAYPVYRPYVVPGEEPPAEALAVLGDAAEDDATGRLVRDLALGRLGRSEAKDEFCARFAQTASAVAAKGVEDTAFYRWNALLSLNEVGGDPGHPGVTPAEFHRWCAERERTWPGAMTALSTHDTKRSADARARLAVLSELPEAWAAECAAWTTAAGPCPDRSTAWLIWQTLLAAWPASAERLTGVILKSAREAKRRTSWIRPDERFEQWLTGYVRDALANPVLCPRIAGFVELTAPFARSNSLSSALLQLTVPGVPDLYQGSEEPLYTLVDPDNRAPVDLDALAVRLTDSPADRTDDLAREKLHLTTTALHLRKTHPFGPYAPLAASGPCADHLLAFARGPRLIAAATRLPYGLHRAGGWRDTVLELPEGRWTDQLTERHFLGGPVELSYLLSRYPVALLTEVS, from the coding sequence ATGACCTCAGCCGCCGCACACCCACCGACGGCCAGCTACCGGCTGCAGCTCCAGCCGGGCTTCACCCTGCAGGACGCCGAACGCGCGGTGCCGTACCTGGCCGCGCTCGGCGTCTCCCACCTGCACCTGTCGCCCCTCCTGGAGGCCGCACCCGGCTCGACGCACGGCTACGACACGGTCGACCACTCGCGGATCAGCGAGCAGCTCGGCGGCGAGCCCGCCCTGCGCTCGCTGGCCGACGAGGCGCACCGGCACGGCCTCGCCCTGATCGCCGACGTGGTGCCCAACCACATGGCGCTGCCCGTCCCCGAACGGCTCAACGGCCCGCTGTGGCAGGTGCTGCGGGACGGCCCGGACTCGCCGTTCGCGGCCTGGTTCGACGTCGACTGGACGGCCCAGCCGGGCCCGGCGGACGCCCCCGCCCGGGGCCGGCTGCTGCTGCCGCTGCTCGGCGACCGGCTCGGCGCCGTCCTCGACCAGCTCACCGTCGACGGGGACGTGCTGCGCTACCACGAGCACGTCCTGCCGCTGCGCCCCGGCACCGAGAAGCTGGAGCTGCCCGAGCTGCTCTCCCGCCAGTGGTACCGCCTCGCCTGGTGGAAGCTGGCCGCCGGCGAGCTGAACTACCGGCGCTTCTTCACCGTGAACGAGCTGATCGCGGTCCGGATGGAGGTCCCGGAGGTCTTCGAGGCCACCCACGGGGTGCTGCTGCGGCTGCACGCCGACGGCGTGCTGGCCGGCTTCCGGATCGACCACCCGGACGGCCTCGCCGACCCGCGCGGCTACCTGCGGCGCCTGTCGGAGGCCACCGGCGGCGCGTACACGGTGGTGGAGAAGATCCTCACCGGCCCGGAGGAGCTGCCCGCCGACTGGCCGTGCGCCGGCACCACCGGGTACGACGCGCTGCGCCGGATCGACGGCGTGCTCACCGACCACGCCGGGGCGGAGCGGCTGGTCACCGCGTACCAGCGGGACGTCGCCGACCGCACCACCGCCGCCGAGGCCGCCCGGCAGGGCCGCGCCGAGCAGACCGCCCCCGGCGGCGAGCTGGCCGCCGAGACCGACCGGCTGGTCCGGCTCACCCAGCGGATCTGCGCCGCCGAGGCGGCCCTCGCCGACCACTCCCCGCTGGACCTGCGCCGGGCGCTGACCGACCTGTTCACCGCCTACCCCGTGTACCGGCCGTACGTGGTGCCCGGCGAGGAGCCGCCGGCCGAGGCGCTCGCCGTGCTCGGGGACGCCGCGGAGGACGACGCCACCGGTCGCCTGGTCCGGGACCTGGCGCTCGGGAGGCTGGGCCGCTCCGAGGCCAAGGACGAGTTCTGCGCCCGGTTCGCCCAGACCGCCTCCGCGGTCGCGGCCAAGGGCGTCGAGGACACCGCCTTCTACCGCTGGAACGCACTGCTCAGCCTGAACGAGGTGGGCGGCGACCCCGGCCACCCGGGCGTCACCCCGGCCGAGTTCCACCGCTGGTGCGCCGAGCGCGAGCGCACCTGGCCGGGCGCGATGACCGCGCTCTCCACCCACGACACCAAGCGCAGCGCCGACGCCCGCGCCCGGCTCGCCGTCCTCTCCGAGCTGCCCGAGGCATGGGCAGCCGAGTGCGCCGCCTGGACCACCGCCGCCGGCCCGTGCCCGGACCGGTCGACCGCCTGGCTGATCTGGCAGACCCTGCTCGCCGCCTGGCCCGCCTCCGCGGAGCGGCTGACCGGCGTGATCCTCAAGTCCGCCCGCGAGGCCAAGCGCCGCACCTCCTGGATCCGGCCCGACGAGCGCTTCGAGCAGTGGCTGACCGGGTACGTCCGCGACGCGCTCGCCAACCCGGTGCTGTGCCCGCGGATAGCCGGGTTCGTCGAGCTGACCGCGCCGTTCGCGCGCAGCAACTCGCTCTCCTCGGCGCTGCTGCAGCTGACCGTCCCCGGCGTCCCCGACCTCTACCAGGGCAGCGAGGAGCCGCTCTACACCCTGGTCGACCCGGACAACCGGGCGCCGGTCGACCTGGACGCGCTCGCCGTCCGCCTCACCGACTCCCCCGCCGACCGCACCGACGACCTCGCCCGCGAGAAGCTCCACCTCACCACCACCGCCCTGCACCTGCGCAAGACCCACCCGTTCGGGCCGTACGCGCCGCTCGCCGCGAGCGGACCGTGCGCCGACCACCTGCTGGCCTTCGCCCGCGGCCCGCGCCTGATCGCCGCCGCGACCCGGCTGCCCTACGGCCTGCACCGGGCCGGCGGCTGGCGGGATACAGTGCTGGAGCTCCCCGAGGGGCGGTGGACCGACCAGTTGACTGAACGTCACTTCCTCGGCGGTCCGGTTGAGTTGTCGTACCTGCTGAGCCGCTACCCGGTGGCTCTGCTGACGGAGGTCTCGTGA
- the treZ gene encoding malto-oligosyltrehalose trehalohydrolase, with product MTSYQVWAPDAVVVEVEVGAVPYLMTRIPDRPGWWEGEAPEGDYGFRLGGRPALPDPRSAHQPHGPDGLSRKVDHAAFPWSDTPWHGRPLPGSVVYELHVGTFTPDGTFDAAARRLDHLVDLGVDFVELLPVCPFPGRYGWGYDGVSLWAVHEPYGGPEGLKRFVDAAHRRGLGVILDVVHNHLGPSGNYLPAFGPYFTDRHNTPWGSAVNLDAPGSDEVRAYLIGSALAWLRDYRIDGLRLDAVHELVDNRALHFLEELAAEVRKLADATGRPLFLIGESDLNNPRTTAPRQAGGLGLDAQWSDDFHHALHALLTGESQAYYGDFGADPYAAVAKTLTRGFFHDGTWSTFRGRHHGRPFPAEYGHRLLGYLQTHDQIGNRATGERISALTTPGRLAAGAALVLTSPFTPMLFMGEEWGASTPWQFFTDHTDPGLAEAVRQGRRREFAEYGWKAEEVPDPQARSTVLASVLDWTEPQRQPHAELLDWYRQLIRLRRTVPELTDADLSAVRVDHDAEQGWLAVHRGPYRVVVHLGGRAPLAVPLGAPYRATLALHGDCWPGTDDHLYLAPDTTAIVQTG from the coding sequence GTGACGAGCTACCAGGTGTGGGCCCCCGACGCGGTCGTGGTCGAGGTCGAGGTCGGGGCCGTCCCCTACCTGATGACCCGGATCCCCGACCGGCCCGGCTGGTGGGAGGGCGAGGCGCCCGAGGGCGACTACGGCTTCCGCCTCGGAGGCCGGCCGGCCCTGCCCGACCCGCGCTCCGCCCACCAGCCGCACGGCCCGGACGGGCTCAGCCGCAAGGTCGACCACGCCGCCTTCCCCTGGTCCGACACCCCGTGGCACGGGCGGCCGCTGCCCGGCTCCGTGGTGTACGAGCTGCACGTCGGCACCTTCACCCCGGACGGCACCTTCGACGCCGCCGCCAGGCGCCTCGACCACCTGGTCGACCTGGGCGTCGACTTCGTCGAACTGCTCCCGGTCTGCCCCTTCCCCGGCCGCTACGGCTGGGGCTACGACGGCGTCTCGCTGTGGGCCGTGCACGAGCCCTACGGCGGACCCGAAGGCCTCAAGCGCTTCGTCGACGCCGCCCACCGGCGCGGACTCGGCGTGATCCTCGACGTGGTCCACAACCACCTCGGCCCCTCCGGCAACTACCTGCCCGCCTTCGGCCCCTACTTCACCGACCGGCACAACACCCCCTGGGGCTCCGCGGTCAACCTCGACGCCCCGGGCTCCGACGAGGTCCGCGCCTACCTGATCGGCAGCGCGCTGGCCTGGCTGCGCGACTACCGGATCGACGGGCTGCGCCTGGACGCCGTGCACGAGCTGGTGGACAACCGCGCCCTGCACTTCCTGGAGGAACTCGCCGCCGAGGTGCGGAAACTGGCCGACGCCACCGGGCGGCCGCTGTTCCTGATCGGCGAGTCCGACCTCAACAACCCGCGCACCACCGCCCCCCGGCAGGCCGGCGGCCTCGGCCTGGACGCGCAGTGGAGCGACGACTTCCACCACGCCCTGCACGCCCTGCTCACCGGCGAGTCCCAGGCCTACTACGGCGACTTCGGCGCCGACCCGTACGCCGCCGTCGCCAAGACCCTCACCCGCGGGTTCTTCCACGACGGCACCTGGTCCACCTTCCGCGGCCGCCACCACGGGCGGCCGTTCCCAGCGGAGTACGGGCACCGGCTGCTCGGCTACCTGCAGACCCACGACCAGATCGGCAACCGCGCCACCGGCGAGCGGATCTCCGCCCTCACCACCCCCGGCCGGCTCGCCGCCGGGGCCGCGCTGGTGCTCACCTCGCCGTTCACCCCGATGCTCTTCATGGGCGAGGAGTGGGGCGCCTCCACCCCCTGGCAGTTCTTCACCGACCACACCGACCCCGGCCTCGCCGAGGCCGTCCGGCAGGGGCGGCGCCGCGAGTTCGCGGAGTACGGCTGGAAAGCCGAGGAAGTACCCGACCCGCAGGCCCGCTCCACGGTGCTCGCCTCGGTGCTCGACTGGACCGAGCCGCAGCGCCAACCGCACGCCGAACTCCTCGACTGGTACCGGCAGCTGATCCGCCTGCGCCGCACCGTCCCGGAGCTCACCGACGCCGACCTGTCCGCGGTGCGGGTCGACCACGACGCCGAGCAGGGCTGGCTCGCCGTCCACCGCGGCCCCTACCGGGTCGTCGTCCACCTCGGCGGCCGGGCTCCCCTCGCCGTCCCCCTCGGCGCCCCCTACCGCGCCACCCTCGCCCTCCACGGCGACTGCTGGCCCGGCACCGACGACCACCTCTACCTGGCCCCCGACACCACGGCCATCGTCCAAACCGGCTGA